The window GGCCGAATTAAAACGGACATGTTTAATACCTAATGCTTTTACAAGCACACCAGTTACATAAACATCATCGATCCAAAAAAACGGAATTGTTAATGATTTTTTGAATAATCGGACGGCCATGTCTGGGCTCATAACATAAGCAGATCCCGAACAATACGATGGATACGTGTCCTTTGGAAATTCTTTACGTGAAACAAACCACTTACTCCGTCTGTCTCTGATCACTCTCATTCCTGTCCATACATTACACATTATAAAATCTTCCTGACCAAAATTGTGCTGATGAAGATCGGTCAACTGTTTTGCCAGCAGAAAAATGTTGACTAATATATCATCGTCTGTTTtcagtatatatgtagtattgtgGCAGTATGTTGCGATCCAGCGCAACGCAGCCATTGCTTTAAAGTTTAAGTTCCGATACGAGTCGCGGAAAACACTCTGCATTATGTCATTGTAACGGTCAGATTCTAATTTGACCATATCCATAACACGAGGGCTGTCGACGACACCCATCACAAATACTAACCTGATTTTTAAATTGCCCAACAGTTTTTTGTCACCCCATGTTTGTCGTATTGCCATTCGTCGCTTAAAGTTATTTGGTGCTGTGtgaatataaacaatcacaaaaTTATCAGAGGCACACAACAAAGAAGGATTAATGATTTGACTGGCGTTATAAGGCAGTCCTATTTCTGGCGGCACCAATAATGAAGAGTTGTTCCAAAgtgaattttgaaattttacaatTTCATCTTTTGACTGTAAATCATTATTACCTCTTAGCAATAAACCATttagaaatgaatttttatttttactgttaataattttattgatgttgttgtgatcAATGTTaatgttcttccttttttccccttGAACCTCCTGCCGATCCCGCGCCGGTGACGATGACAGCTGTATTAGTTTCATATCTTGTTTTTTTCTAGAAGCTAGTTCACGAAGAATGAAAAACGAACAGAGCGACAAGAATGCGAGACCCATGTAGAATATGCGGAAAACTTTGGGTAGGCGCGGGAACATTGGGGCCGGCGATCTCTTATGCCGGCTGCGTTTTACATGTCTTACACCTCTCTCCGCTCGTCGATGGCCATCGTCATGTGAGGGAACGACAGGAGAAGGAGAATTCTTCTTGTTTGGAACTGGAATGATTGCAGAACTAGCTGCCTGGTCGTTGATCACGACATCTGCAGCCTGCTTGAACGATTCGCTTCAACCGCCAGGTAGCTCtgaaagaagaatataaaaagagaTAATTAGTGAAATCAAAAGAATCAAATTacgagtgtacatatatacatatacatacgcacaaacaaacatacaaacacatacatatgtgtatatgtttttgtgtgtgttacacagagtatataaatatataaaatattcaattaaaataaatacatttttacagCCTAGTAGGAACCTCACACTTcgatagctctctctctctctctctctctctctctctctctctctctgacacacacacacacacatatgtatgtatgtatatatatatttatatgtgtatgtgtgtgtgcgtgtgcattgtatgtgtgtgtattttttgccTGCGTGTGTAAAATATGGATAAATACGGGTTTCTGTAATAGTTTCGCCACGAGTAACACAATTGTGGTTATTTGGAACCCTTGAATTGAGATTCCAAGTGCACAAAAACCATAGATCATTAAGGACAAACCTTATAGTATTAAGGTACAGATAACTGTGTTCAAAGATGGGCGGTTAGCGAAGGACATTATACTTAAATATGGCGTTGTGGgaatagagagaaaataattcGAAGTGACGAATGCAAAAAAGAGAGGGTAAGAGCGAGCCAGAAATACAGAAAGCAAGTGGAgtaaaacgaaaagaaagggattggtacaaagaaagaaaaagcgagtaattttataagtaaaaagtataatgtatatggtgtatacattatgacaaaaaaatataaattatacatggAATGGATGTGGATATTACACAATGTAATCGgacgaataaatacataaatgaatacagtACAGAGAGGA of the Octopus sinensis linkage group LG1, ASM634580v1, whole genome shotgun sequence genome contains:
- the LOC115218477 gene encoding beta-1,3-galactosyltransferase 5 → MFPRLPKVFRIFYMGLAFLSLCSFFILRELASRKKQDMKLIQLSSSPARDRQEVQGEKRKNINIDHNNINKIINSKNKNSFLNGLLLRGNNDLQSKDEIVKFQNSLWNNSSLLVPPEIGLPYNASQIINPSLLCASDNFVIVYIHTAPNNFKRRMAIRQTWGDKKLLGNLKIRLVFVMGVVDSPRVMDMVKLESDRYNDIMQSVFRDSYRNLNFKAMAALRWIATYCHNTTYILKTDDDILVNIFLLAKQLTDLHQHNFGQEDFIMCNVWTGMRVIRDRRSKWFVSRKEFPKDTYPSYCSGSAYVMSPDMAVRLFKKSLTIPFFWIDDVYVTGVLVKALGIKHVRFNSAYVLDSGKVLDRFFKDTTRTLVFYHVHGYKTMYTLWQRLKERMNAFSTEQTTFSINRTPGHR